A stretch of Halostagnicola kamekurae DNA encodes these proteins:
- a CDS encoding ribosome biogenesis/translation initiation ATPase RLI, whose translation MADDSIAVVDLDRCQPDRCNYECKNYCPPNRTGKECITLRGEEPDQGQPEQVRISEEICLGETCGICVEKCPFDAIEIINLPQELEDDPVHRYGENAFSLYGLPAPQEGQVTGILGPNGIGKTTAVRILAGELEPNLGRYDESPGWEEVLDAYRGTELQDYIADVRDGDVTVSRKPQYVDQIPNQFDGNTRELLERTDERGALDSLVERLSIGPVMDQSIDDLSGGELQRVAIAATLARDTDFYFLDEVTPYLDIGQRVTAARLIRELAEEEGKSVLVVEHDLAILDLLCDTLHVAYGEPGAYGVITTPKSVRNGINEYLSGYLENENMRIRPSQIEFEEHAPRTATHRDTLVEYPDMTKSYGDGEFELAVEGGEIMEGEVLGIVGPNGIGKSTFAQLLTGDLEPTTGETDLDLDISYKPQYVTIDQHMRVDVFLSSITDQFGSSHWNTEIAQPLQLERIMEQNLSDLSGGERQRVAIAACLSDTADLYLLDEPSAHLDVEQRVQATSAIRRHAEMQDATVLVIDHDTYVIDLLADRLMVFDGEPAVEGRAGTPQPMREGMNDFLENLEITFRRDKRTSRPRINKPDSQLDREQKREGEYYYSV comes from the coding sequence ATGGCAGACGATAGCATCGCCGTCGTAGACCTAGACCGATGCCAGCCGGATCGGTGTAACTACGAGTGCAAGAACTACTGTCCGCCGAACCGAACGGGCAAGGAGTGTATCACCCTCCGCGGCGAGGAACCCGACCAGGGCCAGCCGGAACAGGTCCGCATCTCCGAGGAGATCTGTCTCGGCGAAACCTGCGGTATCTGCGTCGAGAAGTGCCCCTTCGACGCCATCGAGATCATCAACCTCCCGCAGGAACTCGAGGACGATCCGGTCCACCGCTACGGCGAGAACGCCTTTTCCCTGTACGGGCTTCCCGCCCCACAGGAAGGGCAGGTGACCGGTATCCTCGGCCCGAACGGGATCGGGAAGACGACTGCCGTTCGCATCCTCGCGGGCGAACTCGAGCCGAATCTCGGCCGATACGACGAATCGCCCGGCTGGGAAGAAGTGCTCGACGCCTACCGCGGCACCGAACTGCAGGACTACATCGCAGACGTGCGCGACGGCGACGTGACTGTCTCGAGAAAGCCCCAGTACGTCGATCAGATCCCCAACCAGTTCGACGGCAACACGCGGGAACTGCTCGAGCGAACCGACGAACGCGGCGCGCTCGACTCGCTGGTCGAACGACTCTCGATCGGGCCGGTCATGGACCAGTCCATCGACGACCTCTCGGGCGGGGAACTCCAGCGCGTGGCCATCGCGGCCACGCTGGCTCGGGACACCGACTTCTACTTCCTCGACGAGGTGACGCCGTACCTCGACATCGGGCAGCGAGTGACCGCCGCGCGGCTCATCCGCGAACTCGCCGAAGAGGAGGGCAAATCCGTCCTGGTCGTCGAACACGACCTCGCGATTCTCGACCTGCTCTGTGACACCCTCCACGTCGCCTACGGTGAGCCCGGTGCCTACGGTGTCATCACGACGCCCAAATCGGTCCGCAACGGGATCAACGAGTACCTCTCGGGTTACCTCGAGAACGAGAACATGCGGATTCGCCCGAGCCAGATCGAGTTCGAAGAACACGCCCCGCGGACGGCGACCCACCGCGACACCCTCGTCGAGTATCCGGATATGACGAAGTCCTACGGCGACGGCGAATTCGAACTCGCGGTCGAGGGCGGCGAGATCATGGAAGGGGAAGTGCTCGGTATCGTCGGCCCGAACGGCATCGGGAAGTCGACGTTCGCCCAGTTGCTCACCGGCGACCTCGAGCCCACAACGGGCGAAACGGACCTAGACCTCGACATCTCGTATAAACCCCAGTACGTCACCATCGACCAGCACATGCGCGTCGACGTGTTCCTCTCGTCGATCACCGACCAGTTCGGTTCCTCACACTGGAACACCGAAATCGCCCAGCCGCTGCAACTCGAGCGGATCATGGAACAGAACCTCTCGGACCTCTCGGGCGGCGAGCGCCAGCGGGTGGCCATCGCGGCCTGTCTCTCCGATACCGCCGACCTGTACTTGCTCGACGAGCCGTCGGCCCACCTCGACGTCGAACAGCGGGTGCAGGCGACGAGCGCGATCCGACGCCACGCCGAGATGCAAGACGCCACCGTGCTCGTGATCGACCACGACACGTACGTGATCGACCTGCTCGCGGACCGCCTGATGGTCTTCGACGGCGAACCCGCCGTGGAAGGCCGCGCCGGAACGCCACAGCCGATGCGCGAGGGGATGAACGACTTCCTCGAGAACCTCGAGATCACGTTCCGTCGCGACAAGCGGACCTCGCGCCCGCGGATCAACAAACCGGATTCGCAGTTGGATCGCGAGCAGAAACGCGAAGGCGAGTACTACTACTCGGTCTGA
- a CDS encoding EMC6-like membrane protein: MSTESISDRYEHIRSVSVTALSALLGVATAFVCLSLYGTGEAGAQNQEALLVVLGAIVIQFPLIKLSGIYNEDEFGAKHYLFIAFMTFSLWFVTWGILLTTGVTI; the protein is encoded by the coding sequence ATGTCGACGGAATCGATTAGCGACCGATACGAGCACATACGCTCGGTCAGCGTGACGGCGCTGTCAGCGCTGCTCGGGGTCGCAACCGCGTTCGTCTGCCTCTCGCTGTACGGGACCGGCGAGGCGGGCGCGCAAAACCAGGAGGCGCTATTGGTCGTCCTCGGAGCGATCGTGATTCAGTTCCCACTCATCAAGCTCTCCGGAATCTACAACGAGGACGAGTTCGGAGCCAAACACTACCTGTTCATCGCGTTCATGACCTTCTCCCTGTGGTTCGTGACGTGGGGAATCCTGCTCACCACGGGGGTCACGATCTGA
- a CDS encoding long-chain-fatty-acid--CoA ligase, whose protein sequence is METPLLVTDFLDQARTYYAEEEAIVGADGDRFTYGEFGERADRFSAALRDRGVEKGDRVAVLDPNTHYHLEAAYGAMQIGAVHTPLNYRLTPSDYEYILSDAGVDVVVADYEYAEKIETIREDVPTETFITNDADAVDGRWESFDDALEAASPEYDRPEMAEDDVITINYTSGTTGDPKGVCRTHRTETLHAYLVSIYHELTDDDVYLWTLPMFHVNGWGHIYAVTGIGATHVCTRGVSPDSVVETITSEDVSFLCAAPAVLNQLLEYYESEGQPAMAGANDVRVTTAGSAPPEATIRAVEDEFDWYLKHLYGATETGPLITISDAKRLIDEENRLEIKKRQGFGILGSDVRVVDEDGEDVPRDDETLGEVVVRGNQVMDRYWNKPEATEEAFSDRLEGYYHMGDLATVDENGMIAIRDRKKDIIVSGGENISSIELEDALFDHDAVADVAVIPAPSDEWGETPKAFVVPSSGDVANPPVSADELTAYTRAELASYKAVRRIEYVETLPKTATGKTQKYELREQEWADEDRLIGEG, encoded by the coding sequence ATGGAGACACCACTGCTCGTCACGGATTTTCTGGATCAGGCGCGGACGTACTACGCGGAGGAGGAGGCGATCGTCGGCGCGGACGGCGATCGATTCACCTACGGGGAGTTCGGCGAGCGAGCCGATCGGTTCTCCGCGGCGTTACGGGATCGTGGCGTCGAGAAGGGCGACCGGGTCGCGGTGCTCGATCCGAACACCCACTACCACCTCGAGGCGGCCTACGGAGCCATGCAGATCGGCGCGGTCCACACGCCGCTTAACTACCGGCTGACGCCGTCGGATTACGAGTACATCCTCTCGGACGCCGGCGTCGACGTCGTCGTCGCCGACTACGAGTACGCGGAGAAAATAGAGACGATTCGCGAGGACGTGCCGACCGAGACGTTTATCACGAACGACGCGGACGCGGTTGACGGCCGCTGGGAGTCGTTCGACGACGCCCTCGAAGCGGCGAGTCCCGAGTACGACCGACCGGAGATGGCCGAGGACGACGTTATCACGATCAACTACACGTCGGGGACGACGGGCGATCCGAAGGGCGTCTGTCGAACCCATCGGACCGAAACGCTGCACGCGTACCTCGTCTCGATCTATCACGAGCTCACCGACGACGACGTCTACCTCTGGACCCTGCCGATGTTCCACGTCAACGGCTGGGGACACATCTACGCCGTGACCGGGATCGGCGCGACGCACGTCTGCACGCGCGGGGTCTCGCCAGACTCCGTCGTCGAGACGATAACGAGCGAAGACGTCTCGTTCCTGTGTGCCGCCCCCGCCGTCCTCAACCAGTTGCTCGAGTACTACGAGTCCGAGGGCCAGCCCGCGATGGCCGGGGCGAACGACGTCCGGGTGACGACCGCCGGCAGCGCGCCGCCGGAGGCCACGATCCGCGCCGTCGAAGACGAGTTCGACTGGTATCTCAAACACCTCTACGGGGCGACCGAGACCGGCCCGCTGATCACGATCTCGGACGCCAAACGCCTCATCGACGAGGAGAACCGCCTCGAGATAAAGAAACGCCAGGGCTTTGGCATCCTCGGGAGCGACGTTCGCGTCGTCGACGAGGACGGGGAGGACGTTCCGCGCGACGACGAGACGCTCGGGGAAGTCGTCGTTCGTGGTAATCAGGTGATGGACCGCTACTGGAACAAGCCCGAGGCGACCGAGGAGGCCTTCTCGGACCGTCTCGAGGGCTACTACCACATGGGCGATCTGGCGACCGTCGACGAGAACGGCATGATCGCGATCCGGGATCGGAAGAAAGACATCATCGTCTCCGGCGGCGAGAACATCTCGAGCATCGAACTCGAGGACGCGCTGTTCGACCACGACGCGGTCGCGGACGTGGCTGTGATCCCGGCGCCGAGCGACGAGTGGGGTGAGACGCCGAAGGCGTTCGTCGTCCCATCGTCGGGGGATGTCGCCAACCCGCCGGTTTCGGCCGACGAACTGACCGCCTACACGCGAGCGGAACTCGCGAGTTACAAGGCCGTTCGCCGAATCGAGTACGTCGAAACGCTCCCGAAAACCGCGACCGGAAAGACCCAGAAGTACGAACTCAGAGAGCAGGAGTGGGCCGACGAGGACCGACTGATCGGTGAAGGGTAG
- a CDS encoding winged helix-turn-helix transcriptional regulator, translated as MEETDGEEIEDLPPSAKLVFKVLEYDGPLTQKQIVQESMLSARTVRYALERLEDIGIVDEDIYFADARQSLYRIEEPVAADGNGVEEAPAEKDACCAE; from the coding sequence ATGGAAGAGACCGACGGAGAGGAAATCGAAGACCTGCCGCCGAGCGCCAAACTCGTTTTCAAAGTGCTCGAGTACGATGGTCCGTTGACCCAGAAACAGATCGTTCAGGAGTCGATGCTCTCTGCTCGAACCGTTCGCTACGCCCTCGAGCGACTCGAGGACATCGGCATCGTCGACGAGGACATCTACTTCGCGGACGCGCGCCAGAGCCTGTATCGGATCGAGGAACCGGTCGCGGCCGACGGTAACGGCGTCGAGGAGGCCCCCGCGGAGAAAGACGCCTGCTGTGCCGAGTAA
- a CDS encoding NAD+ synthase: MPTEDADLESDGRPFLTDRESLAAVYERITSSVESLVTEAGADGVVVAMSGGVDSTLTATLAADAVGGENVLALGMPYHKTEQAGMVDARAVAENREIDFREIHLRSLIDAFDESISPALEPDRESLSRPNQRNHALGNVAARMRMVTLYYAANRQSRIVLGTANRSESLLGYFTKYGDGAADWYPIGDLYKTEVRALADYLDVPDRIIDKEPTAGFYVGQTDADELGAPYAVIDPLLERVVDRGQSLEHAADEMGIDRDTAREVLGMYDSSKHKRTILQTPGIGDGKRL, from the coding sequence ATGCCAACTGAGGACGCCGACCTCGAGTCGGACGGACGGCCGTTCCTGACCGACCGGGAGAGTCTGGCGGCGGTGTACGAACGGATCACATCGTCCGTCGAATCGCTGGTCACCGAGGCGGGTGCCGACGGGGTCGTCGTCGCGATGAGCGGCGGCGTCGACTCGACGCTGACCGCGACGCTGGCCGCCGACGCGGTCGGGGGCGAGAACGTCCTCGCGCTCGGGATGCCCTACCACAAGACCGAACAGGCGGGGATGGTCGACGCTCGAGCGGTCGCCGAGAACCGCGAGATCGACTTTCGCGAGATCCACCTCCGGTCGCTGATCGACGCGTTCGACGAGTCGATCTCGCCGGCGCTCGAGCCGGACCGAGAGTCGCTGTCCCGTCCGAACCAGCGAAACCACGCGCTCGGGAACGTGGCTGCCCGCATGCGGATGGTTACCCTGTACTACGCGGCCAACCGCCAGTCGCGGATCGTCCTAGGAACGGCGAACCGCTCCGAGTCGCTGCTGGGGTACTTCACGAAGTACGGCGACGGCGCCGCCGACTGGTATCCGATCGGCGACCTCTACAAGACCGAGGTGCGCGCGCTCGCGGACTACCTCGACGTTCCCGATAGGATCATCGACAAGGAACCGACGGCTGGCTTTTACGTCGGCCAGACCGACGCGGACGAACTCGGGGCCCCCTACGCCGTCATCGATCCCCTCCTCGAGCGTGTCGTCGACCGAGGTCAATCGCTCGAGCACGCCGCCGACGAGATGGGTATCGACCGGGATACCGCACGGGAAGTGTTGGGGATGTACGACTCGTCCAAACACAAGCGGACCATCCTACAGACCCCAGGTATCGGCGACGGAAAGCGGCTCTAA
- a CDS encoding HalOD1 output domain-containing protein, with product MADQTDAEVIRRELDTDGETPTVQIVEIVASLEGIDQSELPPMYNCIDGVLKNLFSDPPAPEAQMIIEFSYRTYRITVNQDGTAKFVKTE from the coding sequence ATGGCAGATCAAACTGATGCCGAAGTCATTCGTCGAGAGCTGGACACGGACGGCGAGACGCCGACCGTACAGATCGTAGAAATCGTCGCCAGTCTCGAGGGAATCGATCAAAGCGAACTGCCACCGATGTACAACTGTATCGACGGCGTTCTCAAAAACCTCTTTTCCGATCCGCCCGCGCCCGAAGCACAGATGATAATCGAATTCAGTTACAGAACGTATCGAATCACCGTCAATCAGGACGGCACAGCGAAGTTCGTGAAGACGGAATAG
- a CDS encoding PINc/VapC family ATPase, with protein sequence MNVVPDTSVVIDGRVSKTIEDGQFEGATVSIPEPVVAELEAQANDGYDSGWDGLSELKRLADLADDGVVDVEYVGERPNAIERGHASEGEIDALIRDLAEELEATFITSDIVQAEVARAKGLEVEYVSPETREVGTLTVEDYFDEETMSVHLKTDTVPMAKRGALGEMRYEEIADEPLDEATMDEYAREVVDGAKESSDGFIELKEPGMQIVQFRDFRIAIARPPFSDGIEITAVRPIAQTDIEDYEHADELKDRLLEHQRGVLISGAPGAGKSTFAQAVARYISENDYSVKTMEKPRDLQVGPEITQYTELGGEMEKTADALLMVRPDYTIYDEVRKTNDFEVFADMRLAGVGMLGVVHATRPIDALQRLIGRVELGMIPQVVDTVVYIEAGEVAKVYDVRTEVKVPAGLTEEDLARPVIQVTEFETGVPEYEIYTFNRQVVTVPLDDDEGGPGSESGVDRIAKQEIEREIRSIAHGYVDVQLKGQDRAVVYVTDDDISSVIGKGGGRINDVENRLGIDIDVRTHDENPHAGAGGGGGTRHAGGSGPADASGGADGGQSAGQIVQPEITSRHIVVPVDGHQSETVEVQANGEYLFTATVSRGGEIQVSRGSAIADELEQAIDQKDPITVVPS encoded by the coding sequence ATGAACGTCGTGCCGGACACGAGCGTGGTCATCGACGGCCGCGTCTCGAAGACGATCGAAGACGGGCAGTTCGAGGGAGCGACGGTTTCGATACCGGAACCCGTCGTCGCGGAACTCGAGGCGCAGGCCAACGACGGCTACGATAGCGGCTGGGACGGCCTCTCGGAACTCAAGCGGCTGGCCGATCTCGCCGACGACGGCGTCGTCGACGTGGAGTACGTCGGTGAACGGCCCAACGCCATCGAACGCGGCCACGCCTCCGAGGGCGAGATCGACGCCCTGATCCGAGATCTGGCCGAGGAACTCGAGGCCACCTTCATCACGAGCGACATCGTCCAGGCTGAGGTCGCGCGAGCGAAAGGCCTCGAGGTCGAGTACGTCTCGCCCGAGACTCGGGAAGTGGGCACCCTCACCGTCGAGGACTACTTCGACGAGGAGACGATGAGCGTCCACCTCAAGACGGACACGGTACCGATGGCCAAACGCGGCGCGCTCGGCGAGATGCGCTACGAGGAGATCGCCGACGAGCCGCTCGATGAGGCGACGATGGACGAGTACGCCCGCGAGGTCGTCGACGGGGCCAAGGAGTCGAGCGACGGCTTTATCGAACTGAAAGAGCCGGGCATGCAGATCGTCCAGTTCCGGGACTTCCGGATCGCCATCGCTCGACCGCCCTTCTCGGACGGCATCGAGATCACCGCCGTTCGACCGATCGCCCAGACCGACATCGAGGACTACGAGCACGCCGACGAGTTGAAAGATCGACTGCTCGAGCACCAGCGCGGGGTCCTGATCTCCGGCGCGCCGGGGGCGGGCAAGTCGACGTTCGCGCAGGCGGTGGCGCGGTACATCTCCGAGAACGATTACTCGGTGAAGACGATGGAAAAGCCCCGGGACCTGCAGGTCGGTCCCGAGATCACCCAGTACACCGAACTCGGCGGCGAGATGGAAAAGACCGCGGACGCCCTGTTGATGGTCCGACCCGACTACACCATCTACGACGAGGTGCGAAAGACCAACGACTTCGAGGTCTTCGCGGACATGCGACTCGCGGGCGTCGGCATGCTCGGCGTCGTCCACGCCACGCGGCCGATCGACGCCCTCCAGCGGCTCATCGGTCGGGTCGAACTCGGGATGATCCCGCAGGTCGTCGACACCGTCGTCTACATCGAGGCCGGGGAAGTCGCAAAGGTCTACGACGTCCGGACGGAGGTCAAGGTCCCCGCGGGGCTCACCGAGGAGGACCTCGCCCGGCCGGTGATTCAGGTCACGGAGTTCGAAACCGGCGTTCCTGAGTACGAGATCTACACGTTCAACCGACAGGTCGTCACCGTCCCGCTCGACGACGACGAGGGCGGGCCCGGTTCGGAATCCGGCGTCGACCGCATCGCCAAACAGGAGATCGAACGGGAGATTCGCTCGATCGCCCACGGCTACGTCGACGTCCAGCTCAAGGGCCAGGACCGGGCGGTCGTCTACGTCACCGACGACGACATCTCGAGCGTCATCGGGAAGGGCGGCGGTCGGATCAACGACGTCGAGAACCGGCTCGGCATCGACATCGACGTTCGGACCCACGACGAGAACCCCCACGCCGGGGCGGGCGGAGGCGGCGGAACCCGACATGCTGGCGGAAGCGGCCCCGCAGACGCAAGCGGCGGGGCAGATGGCGGCCAGTCCGCCGGGCAGATCGTCCAGCCCGAGATTACCTCGAGGCACATCGTCGTCCCCGTCGACGGCCACCAGAGCGAGACCGTCGAAGTGCAGGCAAACGGCGAGTACCTGTTCACGGCGACGGTGAGCCGCGGCGGCGAAATACAGGTGTCTCGAGGGAGTGCCATTGCGGATGAACTTGAGCAGGCGATCGACCAGAAAGATCCGATCACCGTCGTTCCGTCGTAA
- a CDS encoding M20 family metallopeptidase — translation MSVVDLTRTLVSIPSHEDETAAGDALEEWLRTETDATVTRDELGNVIARRRSSEAVGTAEAEAADPRTLALVGHHDVVPPDDSQIENGEYVVEERDGRLYGRGTADMKGSLAAAAVAFRDADLESAPDTGLESPSGADSTPGANSGSNVDSEPRPGELVFASFVGEEDGGIGARHAIENGFAPDHAVVGEGSTNYSGPDVTDVAVAHKGRRASTITARGTAAHASEPEAGENAIYRAADAVDAIRDLEAPSLEVAGDRLEGSLVVTEIEGGSAWNVVPENCTITVDERTVPGERASLETVADLEGVEWTVDQDLPPMRCDDGAFADAVREAADRSQSAAPELVTKPHATDAGWLSRAGTECVIYGASEPGEAHTKTESVSISVLERCLETYRRLAERWL, via the coding sequence ATGTCTGTCGTCGATCTCACCCGGACGCTGGTCTCGATTCCGAGCCACGAGGACGAGACCGCGGCGGGCGACGCGCTCGAGGAGTGGCTCCGGACCGAAACCGACGCGACGGTCACGCGGGACGAACTCGGAAACGTCATCGCCCGGCGACGCTCGAGCGAGGCAGTCGGCACTGCGGAGGCCGAAGCGGCTGACCCGCGAACGCTCGCGCTCGTCGGCCACCACGACGTCGTCCCACCGGACGACTCCCAGATCGAAAACGGCGAGTACGTCGTCGAGGAACGCGACGGCAGGCTCTACGGCCGCGGGACCGCGGACATGAAAGGATCGCTCGCGGCGGCGGCCGTCGCGTTCCGAGACGCCGACCTCGAGTCGGCTCCAGACACTGGCCTCGAGTCGCCCTCCGGTGCTGACTCGACCCCGGGTGCGAACTCCGGTTCGAACGTCGACTCTGAACCTCGGCCCGGCGAACTCGTCTTCGCGAGTTTCGTCGGCGAGGAAGACGGCGGTATCGGCGCTCGCCACGCGATCGAGAACGGGTTTGCGCCCGACCACGCCGTCGTCGGCGAAGGCTCGACGAACTACTCCGGGCCCGACGTCACGGACGTCGCCGTCGCCCACAAGGGTCGGCGCGCGAGCACGATCACCGCCCGCGGCACCGCCGCCCACGCGAGCGAACCCGAGGCCGGCGAGAACGCGATCTACCGCGCCGCGGACGCGGTCGACGCGATTCGCGATCTCGAGGCCCCGTCACTCGAGGTCGCGGGCGATCGACTCGAGGGCAGTCTCGTCGTCACCGAGATCGAGGGGGGCTCGGCGTGGAACGTCGTTCCCGAGAACTGTACGATCACGGTAGACGAGCGAACGGTGCCGGGCGAGCGGGCGTCTCTCGAGACGGTGGCGGACCTCGAGGGCGTGGAATGGACGGTCGACCAGGACCTGCCGCCGATGCGGTGTGACGACGGCGCGTTCGCGGACGCGGTCCGCGAGGCCGCAGACCGGTCCCAATCGGCCGCTCCCGAACTCGTGACGAAACCCCACGCGACGGACGCGGGCTGGCTCTCGCGGGCCGGCACGGAGTGTGTCATCTACGGCGCGTCCGAGCCCGGCGAGGCCCACACGAAAACCGAGAGCGTCTCGATTTCGGTCCTCGAGCGGTGTCTCGAGACCTATCGGCGACTCGCAGAGCGGTGGCTGTGA
- a CDS encoding universal stress protein, with protein MVEQILVPMDDSPQATAALEYALAEFPEASITAIHVIELPEGYWAAFVKSEDDFPGHEQAHNRANDLLEETVERASDADRDIETVVETGKPAHEIVEHAVENDVDQIVIGSHGRKRAGRLLFGSVSESVVRTAPMTVVVVHDA; from the coding sequence ATGGTCGAGCAAATCCTGGTTCCGATGGACGATTCGCCGCAGGCGACGGCCGCGCTCGAGTACGCGCTCGCGGAGTTCCCCGAGGCGTCGATCACCGCGATACACGTCATCGAACTCCCCGAGGGGTACTGGGCGGCGTTCGTCAAGTCCGAAGACGATTTCCCCGGACACGAGCAAGCGCACAACCGTGCGAACGACCTCCTCGAGGAGACGGTCGAGCGGGCGTCCGACGCGGATCGCGACATCGAGACGGTCGTCGAAACGGGGAAACCGGCACACGAGATCGTCGAGCACGCCGTCGAAAACGACGTCGATCAGATCGTGATTGGCAGTCACGGCCGCAAACGAGCCGGGCGACTCCTCTTTGGCAGCGTCTCCGAATCGGTCGTCCGAACCGCACCGATGACGGTCGTGGTCGTCCACGACGCCTGA
- a CDS encoding carboxypeptidase M32: MTADQTQTATDATAAYDRLEERVERISNIGNAAGVLRWDQEVIMPDAGTPARAKQLSTLSSLSHELLTDEETGDLLAELEAADADLTDDQRAVVREVRRQYDRATSVPQELVEEISETTSNAHPTWMQAREEDDFEQFAPTLEKLVDLKREYAAHIDPDADPYEVLFANYEPYLDLETAEEILAQLRDTLVPLLEAIDESDADLATDAFAGQFDDDDQEALARDALDALGYDWSRGRLDTAPHPFSSGTQFDARVTTRFDEEDLLGSITSVIHEFGHANYTIGLPDEEYATPLGEARDLTVHESQSRLWENHVGRSRPFWDRFLPTARERFPELEDVSPREAYEAANQVYDDNLIRVDADELTYHLHIVIRFEIERGLISGDLEVSEVPQVWNDKYEEYLGVRPETDAEGCLQDIHWSHGSFGYFPTYSLGSVLAAQLYAAAEDELGDLDDQIRAGEFDDLNGWLRENVHQHGKRYTTPDLIESATGEPFTAEYFLEYVDAKYGDLYDLE, encoded by the coding sequence ATGACAGCAGATCAGACACAGACGGCGACCGACGCGACCGCGGCGTACGACCGCCTCGAGGAGCGCGTCGAGCGGATTTCGAACATCGGCAACGCCGCGGGCGTCCTGCGGTGGGACCAGGAAGTTATCATGCCCGACGCGGGGACGCCAGCGCGGGCGAAACAGCTTTCCACACTGTCGTCGCTCAGCCACGAACTGCTGACCGACGAGGAGACGGGCGACCTTCTCGCGGAACTCGAGGCCGCGGATGCGGATCTCACCGACGACCAGCGGGCGGTCGTCCGCGAGGTCCGCCGGCAGTACGACCGCGCGACCAGCGTGCCACAGGAACTCGTCGAGGAGATTTCGGAGACGACCTCGAACGCGCATCCAACGTGGATGCAGGCCCGCGAGGAGGACGACTTCGAGCAGTTCGCGCCGACGCTCGAGAAACTTGTCGACCTCAAACGCGAGTACGCCGCCCACATCGACCCCGACGCGGACCCCTACGAGGTCCTGTTCGCCAACTACGAGCCGTATCTGGACCTCGAGACCGCAGAGGAAATCCTCGCGCAGTTGCGCGATACTCTCGTCCCGTTGCTCGAGGCGATCGACGAGAGCGACGCGGACCTCGCGACCGACGCGTTCGCCGGCCAGTTCGACGACGACGACCAGGAGGCGCTGGCCCGCGATGCCCTCGACGCCTTGGGCTACGACTGGAGTCGCGGTCGCCTCGATACGGCACCGCACCCGTTCTCGTCGGGGACGCAGTTCGACGCGCGGGTGACGACCCGGTTCGACGAGGAGGACCTGCTGGGTTCGATCACGTCGGTCATCCACGAGTTCGGCCACGCGAACTACACGATCGGCCTCCCCGACGAGGAGTACGCCACGCCGCTCGGCGAGGCTCGAGACCTCACGGTCCACGAGTCCCAGTCGCGACTCTGGGAGAATCACGTCGGCCGCTCCCGGCCGTTCTGGGATCGGTTCCTGCCGACCGCCAGAGAGCGGTTCCCCGAGCTCGAGGACGTCTCCCCGCGGGAGGCCTATGAGGCCGCGAATCAGGTGTACGACGACAACCTGATCCGCGTCGACGCGGACGAGTTGACCTACCACCTCCACATCGTGATCCGCTTTGAAATCGAACGGGGCCTGATCTCGGGCGACCTCGAAGTTTCCGAGGTTCCCCAGGTCTGGAACGACAAGTACGAGGAGTATCTCGGCGTGCGCCCCGAGACCGACGCCGAGGGCTGTCTGCAGGACATCCACTGGTCGCACGGCTCCTTTGGTTACTTCCCGACGTACTCACTGGGATCGGTGCTCGCGGCCCAGCTCTACGCGGCCGCCGAGGACGAACTCGGCGATCTCGACGACCAGATTCGAGCGGGCGAGTTCGACGATCTCAACGGCTGGCTCCGCGAGAACGTCCACCAGCACGGAAAGCGCTACACCACGCCCGACCTGATCGAGTCGGCAACCGGCGAGCCGTTCACGGCGGAGTACTTCCTCGAGTACGTCGACGCGAAGTACGGCGACCTCTACGACCTCGAGTAG